In Candidatus Wallbacteria bacterium, the sequence GATGCCATGGTCAGATAATCGACCTGCATCCTCTGATTGAAAGGCAGCCAGTAGTATCCGAGGATCGGCTTCATGTCCGCAGTGACTTCCATGCTGTAGTAAAACCAGTCGCGGATCGCGGCAGTCAGAATGATGAACTTGCCGTTGTGGTCTAGGTCAGTGGGCTGTCCGAAATAATCCGAGAATACAGGGTAGATGGCGTCGAACCTGTTGCAGAGCTTGTCGATGAATTCAGGCGACGGTTCATCCTTGGGTTTCAATTTGTCTTCAACGAACATGATGGTGTGTTCGCCGATCTTCCGGCAGGTGAAGTCAGCCTGATAGTAGCCTGCCTCCATCGAGTCCGCGCCCTTGATCGGGTCGAACTGCCAGAAGCTTTCCTTAGTTCCTATGGAATAATCCTTTGCAGCAAGATTGAAAGCTGAAACGAGCAGCAGTGCCAGAAAAATCCCCTTCATGTTTCCCCCGTGGAGATTGATTTGGCTGCATCATACTACCTGGCAATGATAAATACAATTAATCGACTTATTTGACCTGAATCCTGTTTCAAAACTCCACTGGTTATTGTGACTTTCATTAAGTAAAAGAAATATTGACAAAGCAGTGCGAAGGGAATTAAATTACTCTATCTGAATACTATCATCCCTGACCAGACGAAATTAAACTTGACATCTGCCGATAAATTATTTAAGATGCTGACAATGAAATTCACAAATCTTTTTTACATTCCAGCAATTTATCTATTGGTAGGCTTTCTGCTCAGCGCAGCCGTCCTGGACGAACCTGAACAGCAGATGATCTATACCCGCTGTTTTGAACCGATGCCCTCTCCAGAAGTGTTTCCGGATGCAAATGGCGGTTCCGCCCTGATCAGCATCAGACGCTGCTATGGAACCCCGGAGAATTCCGGAACAGTGACTGAGCGGACCATTGCAGACCAAGAGGAAGATTTCGACGAAGTGATGAAAATTAAAGTCGTGAAACGCGACTTTCCGGGTAATGAAAAATCTTCAGGGCCACGTTACCATACTGTTTTAAACGGAGACAGCCTGTCCAGGATCTCGGATTTATACGGAGTGCCGATGGCCAGGATTGTTTCTACCAATCATCTGAAATCCAACAAGATCGTTCTCGGGCAGAAACTTGCGATCCCTGGTGACTCCAATTTCGGCGGCGCCGCAAGTGCCAGAACATCGCTCATCCATACTTTTTCCTTTTTACGGCAAAAAGACGACTCTTCCTTCCACTGGCCTCTCCCGGTTTCAGGAAGGCTTACTTCCAAGTTCGGCTATCGCATGCACCCTGTAACCAAAACCATGAGCTTCCACAATGGAGTGGATCTTGCGACTCCGCGCAATACAAAAATCGGTGCCAGTAAGCAGGGAGTTGTGGTGTTCGCCGGATACCGCAGACTTTCGGGTAAAACAGTGATCATAAAGCACAGCGGCAACCTTTACACAATGTACGCTCATTGCAACAGGATTCTGGTCAAGGAAAACCAGGCTGTGAAAACCGGAGAGATTATCGGTTTAGTCGGAATGACCGGAAGAACAACAGGCTGCCACCTGCATTTTTCCATCAAGAACGGTGAAAATTACCTGAATCCGTTGAAATATCTGTCCAAATGATCCGCGTCCTTTTTTTTTTCTTCTCTTCCAGTTCGCACTCCTCGCCGAATCCAACCCGCATGATCTGATCCTTCAGGCTGGCAGGCTTATGGACCACGGCAGCTACCGTGAGGCGATTCCTCTTCTGAAACGAGTTCAGGCGCTGGACCCGGATATTCCGTATACCTATTACTGCCTGGGAAAATGCAATCAAGAATTGAGTGAACTTACCGCTTCGATTGGCTTCTATCGTAAATTTCTGGAACTGGTGACCGGGGGGGAGGAGCGGAAAATTCTTACACCTGGTCGCGAGCAGTGGAAATTCACGATCTGGAAGCGGCTGGGGAATATCCTGATCCTGAAACATGACTTGCAGACAGAAGAAGAAAGCGTTGTCGGGCGCGAATTCAATGTCTGGCGTTCTACCAGGCCTGCTGAAAATCCTCTGAACGGAGAATTCACAGACTGGAAACCTGCATTTAACGTCGGCCGGGTGAAGGTGCAGGAAGTCGGAAAGAAAATCCTTGAGGCCGAAATTATTTCTGAAGAAAGTCCATTGAATGTCGGAGATTATATTCTGTTGGACAAATCCCAGGGTGGAAAATCCAGATGAAGACCGGAAGCGTTAAAATTGTATCAAACAACCGCAAAGCGTTTTATAATTATGAAATCACGGAAAAATTCGAAGCAGGACTGGTACTGATGGGAACTGAGATCAAAGCACTGCGCCAGGGAAAAGTAAGCCTGCTGGATTCCTTCGCCCATACCAGGGGAGGGGAGTTATTCCTGTATGAAATGAATATCTCCCATTATGACCATGGCAACCGTTTCAATCACGACCCTAAACGGGAGCGCAAACTCCTGCTCCATAAACATGAAATCAGGAGACTGCTCGGAAAAATCAAGGAAAAAGGGATGACTCTTGTGCCTCTGAAAATTTACTTAAAGAACGGGCTCGCCAAAGTGGAGCTGGGTCTCGGCCGCGGGAAAAAGGTTTATGACAAGAAAGAGACCATCAAGAATCGGATCGCAGACCGCGAAACCAGCAGAATGATGAAGGACAGGCGGAATGATTAGACTGTTTTTTACGGCTTTATTAATTTTTACCTTTATTGCTTATGCAACGGGCGATGTAAATACCAAGAAACCACTCGAAATTCAAGACGGTATTTTTATTGCGGCCACTGTTGTCAGTCAGAATTTTGGCGTATCGATTTATTACTCCCCAGTCTCCCGTGTGGTGATTGCTAAAACGGACAAAATAAGCGCAAAATTCATTGTGCAGCAGAAGGAAGCAATAGTGAACGGCGAATTTCAGGAAATCAAAACTCCTCTCATTCTCTGGGAAAACGAGGTGTATTTTCCGGTGCAGGTGTTGACAGACGTTTTCGGTCTGGCCAAGGACAAACTCAAGCCGCACATGGAAAATCCAGTCAAAGCCCAGAAGGTTTCCGCAACTCCCACAGACAGAAAAGATATTTCCAGGGAATCGTCCCGGATTCCGATTGACGTGGAAAAAGTTGAAACACAGAAGACAAAGGCCAAAGTCACTGAAGAAGTAAAATCCGAGAACGCTGAGGAAGGAATGCCGGAGACGATTGCTGAAAGCATCCCTGAAAACGATGAAGAACAGACGGATGAATCCGGAACTGTCGAAGAAGATGAACAATCTGAGTCTTTACCTGATGAAAGCGCTGTCAGCGAGGACAGCACGGAAACCGCAGAAAATGCACCTGTTGAGAAGAAGAAAATCCTGCTCTGGATTGACCGGACTTTCCTGACTCAGAAGTTTCTCCAGACTAAGTTTGACGAACTGGAAAAGAAAATTCAGGAACTCTCGAAAAATTCCGAGACCGTGGAACTGAAGGTAGTCAGCAAGAAAGAGACCGAAGCAAACGCCCTGAACAGTCAGGAGGCCGATTTTCTGGTGATCCTGACGCCTGGTTTTCTTCAGAACCAGAATTTTCAGGGGATCAGCATTTTCTACAGGAACGATCCTGAACAGAAAATCCTTCAAAACATTTCCGGCAAGTGGAGCGAATGCTTGAAGAAGGAACTTGGATATGAAGACAGGATCAGCTGTTTTCCCGCGATGCTGAAATACTACCAGTACGTAAAGATTCCTGCGGTCTGCATCGAACTGTTCAATCTCAACAATCAGGAAGAGCAGCGCTGGCTGACAGACGATGGACAGCGTCTGAGGCTTGCGAAAGCCCTGCTCGCAGGATTGGAGATGAACAGATGAGAGAATTCAAGGCTGTGGTGAATGTTCTGCTGTTTCTGGCTCTGATCGGTCTCAATCTCTGGCTCTTTTCCACAGAAACCGGTTACTCCATCAAGAAAGTTTCTGAAGAACTTGCTCAGACCAGACCTCCTGAGGCGGCCAAGCTGAAGTTTGACCTTTCCCTGTATAACGGCACGCAGCTTCCTCAGAAAGAGGGATTTGAGATCGAGAGAAATTACTCCAGAATGGATGAACTGATTTATTTCTGGCAGGAATTGAAAAAACAGCAGAACAAGCTGTTTGAAATTCTTCCAGTTGACAGTGAACTGCGCAATGTATTCGAACTTGAGGACAAAGTTGTGCTTAATTTCGAAGGAGTCGATCCTGACAGTCTTTCCCTGATTGAGTCATATCTTTTCCAGAAGCAGGTACTTGACAATTTCAGTTTTCTGGCAAGGGGCAGGAAGTTGCAGATTGTTTTCAAGCACGGTCTTCTGACCACACCAAGCCGGTTCCTCTTCAACGAGATTTGAATTGCACAAAATCATGAAAGTGATGCACTCTGCCGCTTCATCTTGAGGAAGATTTCTGTTAGACTGTTATCAAATGCCTGTACCGGAGGGATCATGAAAGAAATTTCCTTGATATTATTACTGGCCGGGATCTGTTTATCAGCCGCTGGACTGGAAGACGACCTGTTTTCAGCTGTGGACACTGGAGTCACATACAGAGTGAAGGAAATGTTGATCGCAGGGGCTGATGTCAATGCCAGGAATCAGCAGGACGATACACCGCTTTCTCTGGCCATCCGAAAAAAATTCTGCGAAATCATTTTTCTGCTGGTAAAACACGGCGCCACTGATCCAGTCTGCCGATACAACCGCGACAGGATCGAACACAAACAGGAAATCGACCGCGGGGATTGTCTCAAGTTCCAGCTGGACCTTCTGGACGCACTGGAAATGTACCTTGTGGATAACGGCGCTCAGGCAATTGCAGGATCAGTTGCTGTCGATGATCTTGAAAGCAGTCTCAGCCCTTACCTGAAAGACCGGAAGTTTCCCCGCTGTCCGGCAGGAGGGAAGTATTATTTCTACCCGAAAGAGGATTCTCTGCTCTGCACTTTCCACGGAATCCACAGTCGTTTTATCAACGAGGAATACTGATGGAAGAAAAATTCCGGGATTGCAGAGAAAAACTGATTGCAGTTTCGAAGAATCTGGAAAAAGTCATCCAGGGAAAAAGCGGCTGTATTGAGATTGTGACAGTGGCTCTGGCATCCGCCGGCTCGATCCTGCTCGAGGATGTGCCTGGAGTCGGAAAAACCACTCTGGCTAAAGCTCTTGCACTTTCGATCGACGCGACATTTCACCGGATCCAGTTCACACCCGACCTGCTGCCAGCCGACATACTTGGATCTACGATTTACAACCCTGCTGACGGCACATTTTATTTCCGCAAAGGACCTGTTTTCTGCAATGTACTGCTCGCTGACGAAATCAACCGCGCATCGCCCCGCACACAGTCCGCTCTTTTGGAAGCAATGAATGAGAAACAGGCTACGATCGAGGGTGAGCGGCATGCACTGCCTGAACCGTTTCTGGTGATCGCCACCGAAAACCCCGTTGAATTCCACGGTACATATCCACTGCCTGAAGCTCAACTGGACCGTTTTCTGGTAAGGATTGAAATCGGGTACCCTGACCCTGAAACCGAACTTTCCATCATCCACAGCCACAGCGACAAGTCTCCTGTGGAATGCATCGGAGCTGTCACCTCCAGGGAAGAACTGATTGAAATTCAGAGGACTGTGAGGAATATAAAAGTACACGACAATATTGTCCGTTACATGGTGTTGATTGGGGCTTCCACGAGAGCTGATCCAAGGCTGAAGCTTGGTGTCTCCCCGCGCGGATTGATTATGCTGAATCGGGCCTGCCAGGCGAGAGCCT encodes:
- a CDS encoding M23 family metallopeptidase, translating into MKFTNLFYIPAIYLLVGFLLSAAVLDEPEQQMIYTRCFEPMPSPEVFPDANGGSALISIRRCYGTPENSGTVTERTIADQEEDFDEVMKIKVVKRDFPGNEKSSGPRYHTVLNGDSLSRISDLYGVPMARIVSTNHLKSNKIVLGQKLAIPGDSNFGGAASARTSLIHTFSFLRQKDDSSFHWPLPVSGRLTSKFGYRMHPVTKTMSFHNGVDLATPRNTKIGASKQGVVVFAGYRRLSGKTVIIKHSGNLYTMYAHCNRILVKENQAVKTGEIIGLVGMTGRTTGCHLHFSIKNGENYLNPLKYLSK
- the smpB gene encoding SsrA-binding protein SmpB: MKTGSVKIVSNNRKAFYNYEITEKFEAGLVLMGTEIKALRQGKVSLLDSFAHTRGGELFLYEMNISHYDHGNRFNHDPKRERKLLLHKHEIRRLLGKIKEKGMTLVPLKIYLKNGLAKVELGLGRGKKVYDKKETIKNRIADRETSRMMKDRRND
- a CDS encoding stalk domain-containing protein encodes the protein MIRLFFTALLIFTFIAYATGDVNTKKPLEIQDGIFIAATVVSQNFGVSIYYSPVSRVVIAKTDKISAKFIVQQKEAIVNGEFQEIKTPLILWENEVYFPVQVLTDVFGLAKDKLKPHMENPVKAQKVSATPTDRKDISRESSRIPIDVEKVETQKTKAKVTEEVKSENAEEGMPETIAESIPENDEEQTDESGTVEEDEQSESLPDESAVSEDSTETAENAPVEKKKILLWIDRTFLTQKFLQTKFDELEKKIQELSKNSETVELKVVSKKETEANALNSQEADFLVILTPGFLQNQNFQGISIFYRNDPEQKILQNISGKWSECLKKELGYEDRISCFPAMLKYYQYVKIPAVCIELFNLNNQEEQRWLTDDGQRLRLAKALLAGLEMNR
- a CDS encoding MoxR family ATPase, producing the protein MEEKFRDCREKLIAVSKNLEKVIQGKSGCIEIVTVALASAGSILLEDVPGVGKTTLAKALALSIDATFHRIQFTPDLLPADILGSTIYNPADGTFYFRKGPVFCNVLLADEINRASPRTQSALLEAMNEKQATIEGERHALPEPFLVIATENPVEFHGTYPLPEAQLDRFLVRIEIGYPDPETELSIIHSHSDKSPVECIGAVTSREELIEIQRTVRNIKVHDNIVRYMVLIGASTRADPRLKLGVSPRGLIMLNRACQARAFLSGREYVLPDDVQKLAPYVLAHRVMLASKSKYGGETGDTIVREIVSGLKVPA